The sequence GTTTCTAGTCTGATAAATCGAATGGGGTGGAGCTGTATGGAGAAAAACATAACTCGTGAAAAACGCGAAATCAATTTCTGGATGGCACTGCTGCCGCTGGTCATCATGATCCTCGTCATGCTCGTAACCGTCGTCTGGCTGGGGCAGGGCCCGCATATGCCGCTGATCCTCGGTACGTCTGTTGCGTCATTGGTAGCCTGGAAATACGGATTCACGTGGAAAGAGATAGAGGAAATGATGTACAAAGGGATCCGTCTGGCGCTTCCGGCTGTTGTCATCATCATGCTTGTCGGTTTGACGATCGGTGCCTGGATGGGCGGCGGAATTGTCGCGACTATGATCTTCTACGGATTGAAATTGATAACACCCGCATGGTTCCTCGTCGCCATCATGATCATCTGCTCGATCGTCTCCCTTGCAATCGGCAGCTCCTGGTCGACAATGGCGACCATCGGTGTTGCCGGAATGGGAATCGGGCTCAGCATGGGGATTCCTGCCGGCATGGTTGCCGGGGCAGTCATCTCAGGTGCTTATTTCGGTGATAAAATGTCACCGCTTTCAGACACGACCAACCTGGCTTCCGGATTGACAGGAACCGATCTTTTCGATCATATCAAGCACATGCTGTATACGACAGTGCCGGCACTGCTGATTGCGTTCGGCGTATTCACGTTCCTCGGCCGGCGCTTTGCGGACGCCCATCTGGAACTCGGCCAGATCGCACAGACATCGAAAGTCATGCAGGAGAGCTTCCTGATCTCCCCATGGCTGCTGCTTGTCCCGCTGGCCGTCATTGTGATGGTCGCCATGAAAGTGCCGGCTGTCCCTGCACTCATCGTCGGGATTCTCATGGGCTTCCTCAGCCAGATCTTCATCCAGGGCGGAACGGCGACAGACGCCCTGACGGCGCTGCAGGAAGGTTTTTCAATCAATACCGGTAACGAACTTGTCGACAACCTGTTCGACGGCGGCGGACTCGACTCCATGATGTACACCGTCTCGATGACGATCGTCGCCATGACATTCGGCGGTATCCTCGAGTATTCAGGTATGCTGAAAGCCATCATGGATCA comes from Sporosarcina trichiuri and encodes:
- the nhaC gene encoding Na+/H+ antiporter NhaC, translated to MEKNITREKREINFWMALLPLVIMILVMLVTVVWLGQGPHMPLILGTSVASLVAWKYGFTWKEIEEMMYKGIRLALPAVVIIMLVGLTIGAWMGGGIVATMIFYGLKLITPAWFLVAIMIICSIVSLAIGSSWSTMATIGVAGMGIGLSMGIPAGMVAGAVISGAYFGDKMSPLSDTTNLASGLTGTDLFDHIKHMLYTTVPALLIAFGVFTFLGRRFADAHLELGQIAQTSKVMQESFLISPWLLLVPLAVIVMVAMKVPAVPALIVGILMGFLSQIFIQGGTATDALTALQEGFSINTGNELVDNLFDGGGLDSMMYTVSMTIVAMTFGGILEYSGMLKAIMDQLMKVVKSTASLIISTIGACIMTNATCAEQYISIVVPSRMFSRAYKDKGLSSKNLSRALEDGGTLTSVFIPWNTCGVFILGTLGVGVTEYGPYAIINFVVPILSIIYALTGFSIVKMSDTERRKMEEQDAKLLENPEMEEDQMPAHS